A window of the Lysinibacillus irui genome harbors these coding sequences:
- a CDS encoding UvrB/UvrC motif-containing protein — MICEHCKQRNATVTVTQVQNGQKVEHHYCDVCASQFHPFHAEFKQEPVSIQQLLSNWFGSPTWQKVGEKQQVQPQQQTCPQCGFSYKQFLKEGKFGCPSCYDTFSEHLPKLFNRIQAGPQHIGKMPGARSNVYVIKKQIEDIRKRMKSAVDEEQFEEAAKLRDEVKELEKQLQFEGGDVT, encoded by the coding sequence ATGATATGCGAACATTGTAAACAACGTAATGCAACAGTTACAGTAACACAAGTTCAAAATGGGCAAAAGGTGGAGCACCATTATTGTGACGTCTGCGCCTCACAGTTCCATCCATTTCATGCAGAATTTAAACAAGAGCCAGTTTCTATACAACAGTTATTATCAAACTGGTTTGGCTCACCAACGTGGCAAAAGGTTGGAGAAAAACAACAAGTACAACCACAACAGCAAACATGCCCACAATGTGGATTTTCGTATAAACAATTTTTAAAAGAAGGGAAATTTGGATGCCCAAGCTGTTATGACACATTTAGTGAGCATTTACCAAAGCTCTTTAATCGCATCCAGGCAGGACCCCAACACATCGGAAAAATGCCTGGCGCTCGCAGTAATGTGTATGTAATTAAAAAGCAAATTGAGGATATTCGTAAGCGAATGAAATCGGCTGTTGATGAAGAACAATTTGAAGAGGCGGCTAAGCTTCGAGATGAAGTCAAAGAGTTAGAGAAGCAGCTGCAATTTGAAGGTGGTGATGTGACATGA